A single Cryptococcus neoformans var. grubii H99 chromosome 7, complete sequence DNA region contains:
- a CDS encoding chitin synthase: MAQQPPPSRFLGVTDLSSLAVTEDTVLVTLQERYISHKPYTSLSPAALVFLSPYSHLPIDDEESLLHYVEEYYQCNNEEGGSRNEQGWWKKKMEQPHVFQLALSAYYNMRRTGQDQVIIASGPTGSGKSELKRLAIEAITQVSLANPGKKGSKIGLQVSSAEFILKCFGNAHTLSNDEASRFGTYTELQFNERGRLEGLKTIVYYFERSRVSQAPINGERNFHAFYYLVSGAPEEERNFLKLGDVSDYRYLNCRVRRVGVDDRHRYSQLRQAFKLMGISSRLIAQIFQLLASILHIGNLRFSPSDGIQEGASVINVETLDIVAEFLGVHSESLAEIFSLKTVLVRKEVCTTFLGPEQAEQVRDELARTLYSLLFSWINEHINTKLCKDSFGSFIALVDLPGIQRNSGSMGSFNSVDQFCLNFAAEKMHNWVLHRVHETTRQEAETERLLISRVPYFDNSECLGMLSNPRGGLISVIDDLSQKKRSESNLLESLGKRFHNHPSMSISPQGNRSSASFTINHYDGPVTYSTSNFLERNANETSTDIIQLLRGDTTSRSQVSTTEGHGSSNPFIKGLFGMKNIAMQTHPRSDSTIVAAQQSVRPVRAPSTRRKKMMSLVPVSEEGGEETSDFQVGGGNDESYSSKELHCIAGQHWAAVDSLLKSFDQTQTWYIFALRPNDSQLPSQFDLRSMKQQVRSFGLVEMAQQLQTSWEVRLSHKEACERYNEELLYRGIPEGTGDVERLRDLKRLMSLNDADMGIGLQRVFLSHDLFRFLEDRLRAKEPGEQHAYEDLGHRKLQTDPFSPHRYQPTSFDSQDHVYKDPSIRPVDSSANLPLMEHAQPIVNSSLEIEDRESSAAPYVSYGGRSITDIEGYASSRDLLASSIHKSEKDPLDTEPQAGETTEVYRESIARRRWVWLCSILTWWIPGFLLSKIAGMKRQDIRQAWREKLAINMIIWFICGCAIFVIAILGPVICPTQHVYSTNELASHSYTLDPNNAFVAIRGEVFDLSQFAPTHLTAVSVVPTKSIMQYGGLDASELLPVQVSALCGGVSGSISQYVTLDSTNTTDVYSQYHDFRAFTNDSRPDWYAEMMIMMRHRFRVGFMGYTKKDLKKMAAQGKAVAIYDNLVYDMSNYIRQNGGGLKAPDGVNLTAQDQADRQFMSDQVVSLFKYNSGKDITTLLDNLGSTIGTDVVDRQKTCLRNLFILGKLDTRDSAQCQFSTYILLALSCVMVAVIGFKFLSALHFGSVRAPESHDKFVICQVPCYTEGEESLRRTIDSLCKLRYDDKRKLILVICDGNIKGFGNDKPTPAIVLDILGVDVNSDPEPLSFQSLGEGAKQHNMGKVYAGLYECAGHVVPYLVVAKVGKPNERQKPGNRGKRDSQMLVMHFLNKVHFSAPMNPLELEMYHQIKNVIGVNPSFYEYLFMVDADTTVDEMSLNRLVSAMRHDKKIIGVCGETSIANAKQSIVTMSQVYEYFISHHLSKAFESLFGSITCLPGCFSMYRLRSPDTNKPLFISHGIIQDYSENRVDTLHLKNLLHLGEDRYLTTLVLKHFQDYKTKFVRHAYAKTVAPDSIKVLLSQRRRWINSTVHNLAELVFLDQLCGFCCFSMRFVVFIDLLSTIIAPVTVAYIVYLIYLIVHDGSSIPTLSIIMLAAIYGLQAMIFIFRMRWDMIAWMIFYICAIPVFSFLLPLYSFWKMDDFSWGSTRLVVGDKGKKIVIHDEGKFDPSSIPLRSWEEYENELWDQESVHSGSYMPPKAEYSYDYPRTRSTYSHGGYAYGQPIHPMQTRSTSPVSSRYQMSQFRQSPYQSPYQGPYGGSTADFRSSRMDMAHRPSLDDTSSFHQPYQPAPRPQSSYAFNLPDPSSDSFTAPAVDYLGAQAITDSQLERSIRKICANAELDKLTKKGVRKELEREYGVELTERREAINRLVEKVLTE, translated from the exons ATGGCACAacaacctccaccatcgCGCTTCCTGGGCGTTACTGATCTTTC TTCGCTCGCCGTCACAGAAGATACAGTTCTAGTCACCCTTCAAGAGCGCTATATCTCTCACAAACCATACacttctctttcaccagCAGCTCTTGTTTTTCTCAGCCCTTattcccatcttccaattgacgatgaagagtcGCTACTGCATTATGTTGAAGAGTATTACCAATGCAAtaatgaggaaggaggaagcaGAAATGAGCaagggtggtggaagaagaagatggaacAACCGCATGTGTTTCAATTAGCGCTGAGCGCATACTATAATATGAGGAGGACTGGGCAGGATCAGGTTATAATTGCCAG CGGGCCAACTGGCTCTGGCAAGAGTGAATTGAAGAGATTGGCTATCGAAGCTATAACTCAGGTCAGCCTCGCCAACCCTGGGAAAAAAGGGTCAAAAATAGGACTACAGGTCTCGAGCGCCGAG TTCATTCTCAAATGCTTTGGCAATGCCCATACCCTGTCCAACGACGAGGCTTCGCGTTTCGGCACCTATACCGAGTTGCAATTCAACGAACGAGGTCGTTTGGAAGGCTTGAAGACGATCGTTTACTACTTTGAACGTTCTCGTGTATCTCAAGCTCCCATCAACGGCGAACGTAACTTTCACGCCTTCTACTATCTTGTTTCTGGTGCAccggaagaggagcggAACTTCCTGAAGCTTGGCGATGTTTCAGACTATCGTTATCTCAACTGTCGAGTTCGACGTGTAGGCGTGGACGATCGCCACCGTTATAGCCAACTCAGACAAGCTTTCAAGTTGATGGGGATTTCGAGCCGGCTGATAGCCCAAATATTCCAGCTTCTGGCATCCATTCTTCACATAGGTAACCTCCGATTCTCACCCAGCGATGGTATACAGGAAGGTGCATCCGTTATCAACGTCGAGACTCTTGATATCGTGGCCGAATTTTTGGGTGTTCACTCTGAAAGCCTTGCCGAGATATTCTCTCTTAAAACCGTCCTCGTCAGAAAAGAAGTTTGCACAACGTTCCTTGGGCCGGAACAAGCAGAACAGGTCCGAGACGAGCTCGCACGTACGCTGTACTCATTACTCTTCTCGTGGATTAATGAGCATATCAATACAAAGCTATGTAAAGACAGCTTTGGATCCTTTATCGCGTTGGTCGACCTTCCTGGCATCCAGCGTAACTCTGGGTCTATGGGGTCTTTCAACTCGGTGGACCAATTTTGTCTCAATTTCGCCGCTGAAAAGATGCACAACTGGGTATTGCACAGGGTACATGAGACGACAAGGCAGGAAGCAGAGACCGAAAGGCTGTTGATATCTCGAGTGCCGTACTTTGACAACTCAGAGTGCCTTGGGATGCTATCCAACCCTCGGGGCGGATTGATAAGTGTCATTGACGACTTGTCACAGAAAAAGCGCTCGGAGAGTAACTTACTTGAAAGCCTTGGCAAGCGATTCCACAACCATCCTTCTATGTCCATCTCTCCTCAAGGAAATCGGTCTTCAGCATCATTCACTATCAACCATTATGATGGTCCCGTCACATACTCTACCTCCAacttcctcgaacgcaaCGCCAACGAGACAAGCACAGACATCATTCAGCTCCTCCGCGGTGACACTACTTCCCGATCTCAGGTCTCCACTACTGAAGGACACGGCTCAAGTAACCCGTTCATCAAGGGCTTATTCGGGATGAAAAACATCGCCATGCAAACCCATCCTAGGAGCGACTCTACCATCGTTGCCGCTCAACAATCTGTACGCCCTGTCCGAGCGCCGTCAACCCGACgtaagaagatgatgtcaCTTGTACCTGTTTCTGAGGAAGGGGGCGAAGAAACTAGCGACTTCCAAGTAGGAGGTGGTAATGATGAGTCTTATTCTTCGAAGGAATTGCACTGCATTGCCGGTCAACACTGGGCGGCAGTCGACTCATTGTTGAAGTCGTTTGATCAAACTCAAACGTGGTACATATTCGCTCTCAGACCCAATGACAGTCAGTTACCATCTCAGTTTGACTTGCGAAGTATGAAACAACAAGTTAGAAGCTTTGGATTAGTGGAAATGGCGCAACAGCTTCAAACATCGTGGGAAGTGAGGTTGTCACATAAGGAGGCTTGCGAGAGGTACAACGAAGAGTTATTGTACCGAGGGATACCAGAGGGAACAGGCGATGTTGAGAGATTAAGGGATCTAAAGAGGTTGATGAGTCTGAATGATGCGGATATGGGTATTGGACTTCAGCGA GTATTCCTTTCGCATGATCTCTTCCGTTTCCTGGAGGATCGACTACGGGCCAAAGAACCCGGAGAACAACATGCCTACGAGGATCTTGGCCACAGAAAGCTGCAAACCGATCCGTTCTCCCCTCATCGCTACCAGCCTACATCTTTTGACTCACAAGACCATGTGTATAAAGATCCTTCTATCCGCCCTGTCGACTCATCTGCAAACTTGCCGCTCATGGAACACGCTCAGCCCATCGTCAACAGTTCACTTGAAATTGAGGACCGTGAGAGCTCTGCTGCGCCATACGTAAGTTATGGAGGAAGATCGATCACCGATATCGAAGGATACGCTTCTTCTCGTGATCTCCTGGCGAGCTCCATCCATAAGAGCGAAAAGGACCCTCTAGATACCGAGCCTCAGGCGGGTGAGACCACTGAAGTGTATCGCGAGTCTATTGCAAGACGTCGATGGGTTTGGCTTTGTTCTATCCTCACATGGTGGATACCTGGCTTTTTACTCTCCAAAATTGCCGGAATGAAGAGACAGGATATCCGACAAGCATGGAGGGAAAAGCTGGCCATCAACATGATCATCTGGTTCATTTGCGGATGCGCCATCTTTGTCATTGCTATTCTTGGTCCTGTCATTTGTCCCACTCAACATGTCTACAGTACAAACGAGCTGGCTAGTCACAGTTACACGTTAGACCCCAACAATGCGTTTGTGGCAATCCGCGGCGAGGTGTTTGACTTGTCTCAATTTGCACCTACCCATCTCACTGCAGTATCGGTCGTTCCCACCAAAAGCATCATGCAATACGGCGGCTTGGACGCGAGCGAACTCTTGCCCGTCCAGGTCTCGGCGCTTTGTGGAGGTGTCTCTGGTTCCATCAGCCAGTATGTTACTCTTGACAGCACCAACACCACCGACGTTTACTCGCAGTATCACGATTTCCGCGCTTTCACCAACGACTCTCGACCGGATTGGTACGctgagatgatgatcatGATGCGTCACCGATTCCGCGTTGGATTCATGGGTTATACAAAGAAGGACTTGAAAAAAATGGCTGCGCAGGGCAAGGCGGTCGCGATCTATGACAATTTAGTGTACGACATGTCGAACTATATCCGGCAAAATGGCGGAGGGCTGAAAGCACCTGACGGGGTAAACCTCACTGCCCAAGACCAAGCTGATCGTCAGTTCATGAGCGACCAAGTCGTATCATTGTTCAAGTATAATTCTGGCAAGGACATCACTACCCTTCTTGACAATCTTGGCTCAACAATTGGCACAGATGTCGTCGACAGGCAGAAAACGTGTTTACGCAATCTGTTCATCCTCGGTAAACTCGATACCCGAGATTCTGCCCAGTGTCAGTTCTCGACGTACATTCTTCTCGCACTGAGTTGTGTCATGGTGGCAGTTATTGGATTCAAGTTTTTATCTGCTTTGCACTTTGGCTCTGTTCGTGCACCAGAATCCCACGACAAGTTTGTCATCTGTCAAGTACCTTGTTATACCGAAGGCGAAGAGTCCCTTCGACGTACTATTGATTCGCTCTGCAAGCTCAGGTACGATGACAAGCGTAAACTTATTCTCGTTATCTGCGATGGTAATATCAAAGGTTTCGGTAACGATAAACCTACCCCTGCTATCGTGCTTGATATTCTTGGTGTCGACGTTAACAGCGACCCAGAGCCATTGAGCTTCCAATCTCTCGGCGAAGGCGCAAAGCAGCATAATATGGGTAAAGTCTATGCGGGGTTGTACGAATGTGCGGGGCATGTTGTACCGTACCTGGTGGTCGCCAAGGTCGGCAAGCCGAATGAGAGGCAGAAGCCTGGTAACAGGGGTAAACGAGATTCACAAATGCTGGTGATGCACTTTTTAAACAAG GTCCATTTCAGCGCACCGATGAATCCTCTGGAACTTGAAATGTATCATCAGATCAAGAACGTAATTGGTGTCAATCCCAGTTTCTACGAGTACCTCTTCATGGTCGACGCTGATACGACGGTCGATGAGATGTCATTGAACCGTCTCGTTTCTGC GATGAGGCACGACAAGAAAATTATCGGTGTATGCGGAGAGACGTCAATTGCGAACGCCAAGCAGTCTATAGTGACAATGTCCCAA GTCTACGAATATTTCATCTCGCATCACCTCTCCAAAGCGTTTGAAAGTCTCTTCGGTTCCATCACTTGTCTGCCCGGTTGTTTCTCCATGTACCGACTCCGTTCGCCAGACACGAACAAGCCGTTGTTTATCTCCCATGGTATCATCCAAGACTATTCTGAGAATCGGGTCGACACGTTGCATCTCAAgaacctcctccacttGGGTGAGGATAGATACCTGACCACCCTGGTTCTCAAGCATTTCCAAGATTACAAGACCAAATTTGTGCGACATGCGTATGCCAAGACTGTAGCTCCTGATTCAATCAAGGTTTTATTGAGTCAAAGGCGTCGATGGATCAATTCCACTGTTCATAATCTTGCTGAACTTGTCTTTTTGGATCAGTTATGTGGATTCTGTTGTTTCTCGATGAGGTTTGTGGTCTTTATCGACTTGTTGTCAACAATCATTGCACCTGTCACTGTTGCCTAT ATCGTGTACTTGATTTACCTAATCGTACATGATGGCTCGTCAATCCCCACCTTGAGTATCATCATGCTCGCGGCTATCTACGGTTTACAGGCGATgattttcatcttccgtaTGCGATGGGATATGATTGCTTGGATGATCT TCTATATCTGTGCCATTCCCGTTTTCTCATTCTTGCTGCCGCTGTATTCTTTCTGGAAAATGGACGACTTCAGTTGGGGTTCTACCAGGCTGG TCGTCGGCGATAAGGGCAAAAAAATTGTCATCCAT GATGAAGGTAAATTCGACCCCTCGTCTATTCCGTTGAGAAGCTGGGAAGAATATGA GAATGAACTCTGGGACCAAGAATCTGTTCACTCTGGATCGTACATGCCCCCAAAGGCCGAATATTCGTACGACTACCCACGCACCCGGTCGACGTATAGCCACGGCGGTTATGCTTATGGGCAACCAATCCACCCTATGCAGACACGGAGCACGTCTCCTGTCAGTTCGCGTTATCAGATGAGCCAGTTCCGCCAAAGCCCTTATCAGAGTCCCTATCAGGGGCCATATGGAGGGAGTACGGCGGATTTCAGGTCTAGCCGTATGGATATGGCACATCGTCCCTCGTTGGACGATACATCGTCCTTCCACCAGCCATACCAGCCTGCTCCACGACCTCAAAGCTCCTACGCATTCAATCTCCCCGACCCTTCTTCAGACTCTTTCACCGCTCCCGCAGTTGATTACCTCGGCGCGCAAGCGATAACAGATAGTCAGCTGGAGAGATCGATAAGGAAGATATGTGCGAATGCAGAGCTGGACAagttgacgaagaagggggtGAGGAAAGAGTTGGAAAGGGAGTATGGTGTTGAGTTGActgagaggagggaggcCATCAATAGGTTGGTGGAGAAAGTTTTGACAGAGTAG